A genomic segment from Mucilaginibacter terrenus encodes:
- a CDS encoding sodium/sugar symporter: MNALSNSDKIVFVIYFLIVSFYGYWIYRRKRNADATSKDYFLAEGSLTWWAIGASLIASNISAEQFIGTSGSAFKMGLAISTYEWMAAATLIIVAVFFIPIYLRNKIFTMPQFLHQRYNGTVAMVMAIFWLLLYIVVNLMSILYLGALAISGISGINIYVCIIGLAVFAVVITLGGMKVIGYTDVIQVFVLILGGLAATYYGLGELTKNAPDQSLLAGLKTLHAEASDHFHMIFKKENPNYMDLPGLSVLIGGMWIVNLNYWGCNQYITQRALGANLKTARGGILFAAFLKLLMPIIVVLPGIAAYVLHERGMFHQEMLSSKGVIDYNKAYPTLLSLLPSGLKGLSFAALTAAIVASLAGKANSIATIFTLDIYKKAINPKAPDNKLVSLGKWSVVVAMALGVIMSLAIGESLMGEGKQGFQYIQEYTGFVSPGIFAMFILGFFWKKATSNAALFATIGGFIFSVFFKFLPDFANLQFLSPVGFSKLNDKGIYEIPFIDRMGFVFLLCVIGMYIISKIDNAKGVVPNGLEIDSSMFKTSRAFTAGALIVGGIIVALYSFFW, from the coding sequence ATGAATGCATTATCCAATAGCGACAAGATCGTTTTTGTTATCTATTTTCTGATAGTTTCTTTCTATGGCTATTGGATATACCGTCGCAAGCGGAATGCTGATGCGACATCAAAGGATTATTTCCTTGCAGAAGGATCACTTACCTGGTGGGCTATTGGCGCATCGTTAATTGCTTCTAATATTTCTGCAGAGCAGTTTATAGGAACCAGCGGTTCTGCGTTCAAAATGGGCCTGGCTATATCAACTTACGAGTGGATGGCTGCAGCCACATTGATCATTGTAGCTGTATTTTTTATCCCGATTTACCTCCGCAACAAAATCTTCACTATGCCGCAGTTCCTGCATCAGCGGTATAATGGTACTGTAGCTATGGTAATGGCAATATTTTGGTTGCTGTTGTACATCGTGGTGAACTTAATGTCTATCCTGTACCTTGGTGCACTTGCCATTAGTGGTATATCAGGCATAAACATTTATGTGTGTATAATAGGCCTTGCTGTATTCGCTGTGGTAATCACATTAGGTGGCATGAAGGTTATCGGATATACAGACGTTATCCAAGTATTTGTATTAATTCTGGGCGGATTGGCTGCTACTTACTACGGCTTAGGTGAGCTTACCAAGAATGCGCCTGATCAATCGTTACTTGCAGGTCTAAAAACGTTGCATGCCGAGGCGAGCGATCACTTCCATATGATATTTAAAAAAGAGAATCCTAATTATATGGACCTGCCCGGCCTATCAGTCCTGATAGGCGGTATGTGGATTGTGAACCTTAACTATTGGGGATGTAACCAGTATATTACTCAACGTGCTTTAGGCGCAAACCTGAAGACGGCAAGAGGTGGTATTCTCTTTGCGGCATTCTTAAAATTATTAATGCCGATAATTGTGGTGTTACCTGGTATAGCTGCTTATGTGTTACACGAGCGCGGAATGTTCCACCAGGAAATGCTAAGCTCAAAGGGCGTTATCGATTATAATAAAGCTTATCCTACTTTGCTTTCGTTGCTGCCTTCAGGTTTAAAAGGACTGTCATTTGCTGCATTGACAGCGGCTATTGTGGCATCTCTCGCGGGGAAGGCCAATAGTATTGCTACCATATTCACGCTGGATATTTACAAGAAGGCTATAAACCCGAAAGCTCCTGATAATAAGCTGGTTTCCTTAGGCAAGTGGTCGGTTGTAGTGGCCATGGCACTAGGTGTGATAATGTCACTTGCAATAGGCGAATCTTTGATGGGTGAAGGCAAACAAGGATTCCAGTACATACAGGAATACACCGGGTTTGTATCACCGGGTATTTTTGCCATGTTCATACTGGGTTTCTTCTGGAAAAAAGCAACTTCAAATGCGGCTTTGTTTGCGACTATTGGCGGGTTTATATTTTCGGTATTTTTTAAGTTTCTTCCAGATTTTGCGAATCTGCAGTTCCTATCGCCAGTGGGGTTTTCTAAGCTGAACGACAAAGGCATCTACGAAATCCCTTTTATTGACCGTATGGGATTTGTGTTCCTGCTATGTGTTATAGGCATGTACATTATCTCTAAAATAGACAATGCTAAAGGTGTAGTTCCTAACGGGCTTGAGATAGATTCATCTATGTTTAAGACCTCAAGGGCATTTACAGCCGGTGCCTTAATTGTAGGCGGAATAATCGTTGCGCTGTATTCGTTCTTCTGGTAG